GTGGtgtgtatatataaatatagctTGCCTCCATATTGAGGCATAGGGTATGCATATATAGATAAGCTTAATGCAGCATTGCAACCTTAGCAAATAAAGATCACAATAGGAGAAAAACAACTTGCCTGTTCAGTTATGAGATAGAAAGAGGCAACCAATGCAGCATTGCTACCTTAGTAAATAAAGATCACAATAGGACAAAATTAATTTGCCTGTTCAGTTATGAAATAGAAAGAGACAACCAATTGATAATGATAAAAGCCAATACTTGAAAACCTAAGAACTGCAAACACATTATTTCTTCtattatttcataaatattttccttatatcatACCCAAGTTGTCAGACTAGTTGGTAATTCTTAGAGCTAAGCACCAGAATTACAAGAACATTAAACTCGTTAATAACaaagtataatattaaatttaaaaaagaagccAGAAAATGTAAAACGATTTTTGAGGAATGAACCTGCTTGTCATTGTGGAGGGAAATTGAAGGATTGTCAGCTAgtaacattttctcaagagatAAAGTCCCTTTCAGTCTGCCTTATCCCCATAATATAGAAGTTGCTTCGTGTAAGGATCAATTGCCATAAACAGCTCATCAGTTCCAAGTCGAGATTGATGAGTAATCAGAGAAGGCTTTGACCGTTTAATAACCATAGTCATTACAACATTATTATCCTTCTTCCTTCTACCCTTATGTTCTTGAAGTGCCTGTGTAAGCAACATGTTGCTTACTGTATCTCCAGTAACAAGGACGAAGTCTCCATGTATCTTCAGATTCAAAATCAGAAACATCAGAGGTCTACAGCACATTGTTTCTCATCAAATGTTTTCCAAGAACAACAATTTCAACATACATAAGCAAAGAACAATATCTTAAAATGTTAGTAGACATACCACATGCCGCTCGTAAATCAGATGCAGAGCATCACCGGCACAGACAGAATTGTGTGACTCTATTGTGGTGACCTCAAAGTGTTGCAAAGAAAACCAATGGGAATTCTCCAAATATTTAATAACCTGTTTCGAATGCGCACAGCAAAAGACAAAAACCTCCTCAATCCCAGCAGACTCAAGCCACCCTAACGTGTAGTCTATCATGGGGACATTCACCAATGGCAGCAGTACCTTCCAACATCAAATTGGAAATCCACATAAAAATGTTACAAGAATCGAATATGAACAATCAACCCCACCTTTCAACATCAAATACAAAACACTGAACATGAATTGCAGAATAACTGAATATAATCAATACACAACCTTTCAACATGAAATCCAAAACGTCAAAATCAGTGATATCACAAGAATTAAGAGTTGAAAACCTGAATTGTAGAATAATTTAATGTAACCGGCAGCACCTTCCAACATCACATTCAAAACCCAGAATGACAAATATTAACACTCCAACATGAATTGTAAAATAATTGAATGCAATGAATGCACCTCTAAAGATGAATTTCAAAACCCAAATCAAAAGTAATAA
Above is a window of Vitis vinifera cultivar Pinot Noir 40024 chromosome 11, ASM3070453v1 DNA encoding:
- the LOC100855096 gene encoding uncharacterized protein LOC100855096 isoform X1 yields the protein MVHRKGSTRVSEDAEELVRVPLQAILLADSFAQKFRPITLERPKVLLPLVNVPMIDYTLGWLESAGIEEVFVFCCAHSKQVIKYLENSHWFSLQHFEVTTIESHNSVCAGDALHLIYERHVIHGDFVLVTGDTVSNMLLTQALQEHKGRRKKDNNVVMTMVIKRSKPSLITHQSRLGTDELFMAIDPYTKQLLYYGDKAD
- the LOC100855096 gene encoding uncharacterized protein LOC100855096 isoform X2; translated protein: MVHRKGSTRVSEDAEELVRVPLQAILLADSFAQKFRPITLERPKVLLPLVNVPMIDYTLGWLESAGIEEVFVFCCAHSKQVIKYLENSHWFSLQHFEVTTIESHNSVCAGDALHLIYERHVTSDVSDFESEDTWRLRPCYWRYSKQHVAYTGTSRT